A genomic segment from Campylobacter concisus encodes:
- the trpS gene encoding tryptophan--tRNA ligase, whose protein sequence is MRVLTGLQPSGKLHLGNYFASIKQMVDMQEQNEMFMFIANYHAMTSLSEAKALKQNTFEAACAFLALGIDPNKSIFWVQSDVKDVLELYWVLSQHTPMGLLERAHSYKDKVAKGLSSHHGLFSYPVLMAADILLYNAQVVPVGKDQIQHVEIARDIAIKFNNEHREIFTLPEAKIDENVATVPGTNGEKMSKSYGNTIDIFADAKTLKKQISSIVTDGTPLEEPKQWQNCNVYNIAKLFLDESGQKELQARYERGGEGHGHFKAYLNELIWDYFKDAREKFVHYQNNPDEVSGILEIGAKKASNVAQTTIKKVREAVGIY, encoded by the coding sequence ATGAGAGTATTAACCGGTCTCCAACCCTCCGGCAAACTACACCTTGGCAACTACTTTGCCTCGATAAAGCAGATGGTTGATATGCAAGAGCAAAATGAGATGTTTATGTTTATAGCAAACTACCACGCGATGACGAGCCTTAGCGAGGCCAAAGCCCTAAAGCAAAATACTTTTGAGGCTGCGTGTGCGTTTTTGGCACTTGGGATCGATCCAAACAAGAGCATATTTTGGGTACAAAGTGACGTTAAAGATGTGCTTGAGCTTTACTGGGTGCTAAGTCAGCACACGCCTATGGGCCTACTTGAGCGCGCGCACAGCTATAAAGATAAAGTCGCAAAAGGCCTTAGCTCGCACCACGGACTCTTTAGCTATCCAGTTTTGATGGCAGCTGATATCTTGCTTTATAACGCGCAGGTCGTACCCGTGGGCAAAGACCAGATCCAGCACGTAGAAATTGCTCGTGATATCGCGATAAAATTTAACAACGAGCATAGAGAAATTTTTACACTGCCTGAGGCAAAGATCGATGAAAATGTTGCCACCGTGCCTGGTACAAATGGCGAAAAGATGAGCAAAAGCTACGGCAATACAATCGACATCTTTGCCGATGCTAAAACGCTTAAAAAGCAAATTTCTAGCATCGTGACAGACGGCACACCGCTTGAAGAGCCAAAGCAGTGGCAAAACTGCAACGTCTATAATATCGCCAAACTTTTCTTAGACGAGAGTGGGCAAAAAGAACTTCAAGCTAGATATGAGCGTGGTGGCGAGGGCCATGGGCACTTTAAAGCTTATCTAAATGAGCTTATTTGGGACTATTTTAAAGATGCGAGAGAGAAATTTGTGCATTATCAAAATAATCCTGACGAAGTGTCTGGAATTTTAGAAATAGGAGCCAAAAAGGCAAGTAATGTTGCTCAAACAACAATAAAAAAAGTTCGTGAAGCAGTCGGAATTTATTAA
- a CDS encoding ABC transporter ATP-binding protein, whose amino-acid sequence MQNALELKNICKIFGDVKALDDINFEVKKGEWVSVMGPSGSGKSTLVNILSLMDTPSSGTYMLGGDDASNLNADDTLKFRREKIGLIFQQFHLVPYLSALENVMIAQYYHSSVDEEDAKKALEAVGLSHRLTHRPSQLSGGEQQRLCIARSLINDPEILIADEPTGNLDEANERVILDLFCKLRKDGKTILLVTHNPDLGEYGDKIVYLRHGKLEKIRTIENPKVPNEI is encoded by the coding sequence ATGCAAAATGCACTAGAATTAAAAAATATTTGTAAAATTTTTGGCGATGTTAAAGCACTTGATGATATAAATTTTGAGGTTAAAAAAGGTGAGTGGGTCAGCGTAATGGGGCCAAGTGGTAGTGGTAAGAGTACGCTTGTAAATATCCTTTCTCTAATGGATACTCCAAGCAGTGGTACTTATATGCTCGGTGGCGATGATGCGAGCAATCTAAATGCTGATGATACACTTAAATTTAGACGCGAGAAGATCGGTCTTATTTTTCAGCAGTTTCACTTAGTGCCATATCTTAGCGCACTTGAAAATGTGATGATCGCTCAGTACTATCACAGCTCAGTTGATGAAGAGGATGCTAAAAAGGCGCTTGAGGCAGTTGGTCTTTCTCACAGGCTAACACACAGACCAAGTCAGCTAAGTGGTGGTGAGCAACAACGCCTTTGTATCGCACGCTCGCTCATTAACGACCCTGAAATTTTAATAGCAGATGAGCCAACTGGTAACCTTGATGAAGCAAATGAAAGAGTTATACTTGATCTATTTTGCAAGCTAAGGAAAGATGGCAAGACGATACTTCTAGTCACTCACAACCCTGATCTTGGCGAGTATGGTGATAAGATCGTCTATCTAAGACACGGTAAGCTAGAGAAAATTCGCACTATTGAAAACCCAAAGGTGCCAAATGAGATATAA
- the der gene encoding ribosome biogenesis GTPase Der gives MQKVILVGKPNVGKSSLFNRLAGRRIAITSDVSGTTRDTNKAKIEVEGKECILIDSGGLDDSSELFKNVKAKTLAEARNSDVILYMVDGKMMPDDEDRAIFYELSKLNLPIALVINKIDSKKDEQREWEFVSFGAKNAFGISVSHNTGIDELSIWLAKHIEDKVQIKADTSEDFDDFLENYNDEGELSDEIDYESKNIRVGIIGRVNVGKSSLLNALVKESRAVVSDVAGTTIDPVNEIYEHDGRVFEFVDTAGIRKRGKIEGIERYALNRTEKILEETDVALLVLDSSEPLTELDERIAGIASKFELGVIIVLNKWDKSSEEFDELCKEIKDRFKFLSYAPIISVSALGGKRVHKIYPLIVEIYKNYTQKIQTSKLNEVIGEATKAHPLPRDKGRVVKIYYAVQFKTAPIMIALIMNRPKCLHFSYKRYLTNKLRESFNLTGVPIVLIPKKRGVSDENKEQ, from the coding sequence TTGCAAAAAGTAATATTAGTAGGCAAGCCAAATGTCGGCAAAAGCTCACTTTTTAACCGCTTAGCTGGTCGTCGTATCGCTATAACAAGCGATGTTAGCGGCACGACAAGAGATACGAACAAAGCTAAGATCGAAGTTGAGGGCAAAGAGTGCATTTTGATCGATAGCGGTGGCCTTGATGATAGTAGCGAGCTTTTTAAAAATGTAAAAGCAAAGACCTTGGCAGAGGCTAGAAATTCAGACGTCATCTTATACATGGTCGATGGCAAAATGATGCCAGATGATGAGGATAGAGCCATTTTTTACGAGCTTAGCAAGCTAAATTTACCAATCGCTCTAGTCATCAACAAAATCGACAGCAAAAAAGACGAGCAAAGAGAGTGGGAATTTGTAAGCTTTGGTGCGAAAAATGCCTTTGGAATTTCCGTAAGCCACAACACAGGCATCGATGAGCTTAGCATCTGGTTAGCAAAGCACATAGAAGATAAGGTGCAGATAAAGGCTGACACGAGTGAAGATTTTGATGATTTTTTAGAAAACTATAACGACGAGGGCGAGCTAAGCGACGAGATAGACTATGAGAGCAAAAATATAAGAGTTGGCATCATAGGCCGCGTAAATGTCGGTAAAAGCTCACTTTTAAATGCCCTTGTAAAAGAGAGTCGCGCCGTCGTTAGCGATGTGGCAGGCACTACGATCGACCCGGTCAATGAAATTTACGAACATGATGGCAGGGTTTTTGAGTTTGTCGATACTGCTGGTATTAGAAAGCGCGGCAAGATCGAGGGCATCGAGAGATACGCGCTAAATAGAACTGAGAAAATTTTAGAAGAGACAGACGTAGCTCTACTCGTACTTGATAGCTCTGAACCACTAACCGAGCTTGATGAGCGTATCGCTGGCATCGCCTCAAAATTTGAGCTTGGCGTCATCATCGTGCTAAACAAATGGGATAAAAGCAGCGAAGAATTTGACGAGCTTTGCAAAGAGATAAAAGATAGGTTTAAATTTCTCTCATACGCGCCGATTATCAGCGTCTCAGCACTTGGCGGCAAAAGAGTGCATAAAATTTACCCGCTCATAGTTGAAATTTACAAAAACTACACTCAAAAAATCCAAACTTCAAAGCTAAATGAAGTGATCGGCGAAGCGACCAAGGCACACCCTCTGCCACGAGATAAAGGCAGAGTTGTAAAAATTTACTACGCAGTGCAGTTTAAGACAGCGCCGATCATGATAGCGCTCATAATGAACCGCCCAAAATGCCTGCACTTTAGCTACAAACGCTATTTAACAAACAAGCTTAGAGAGAGTTTTAACCTAACTGGCGTGCCTATCGTGCTAATTCCTAAAAAACGTGGAGTGAGCGATGAAAACAAAGAACAATAA
- a CDS encoding ABC transporter permease — protein sequence MTANSKFFYNTIYKSLKNGSSRVMVIVISILLGACVCAAFVNVYLDIDSKVSRELKTYGANMIFAPKDMATSDDMSEKTYNEMIAKVPKDKLLGESGYLFAQANIGPTNAIVMGTKFSNLKKVKPFLDVRDGTMINVDFDDKNVLIGVDLARQAGFKAGDDIEIRAIGSNESINVKIKGVVASGDKEDALLITSLSLAQKISNKAGKINYAEAVVLGNFDEITSLAKTISNDEIAAKPVAKVSKSEGYILEKIKLLMALVSLVILLITSMCVNTTLSAILLSRSKEIALLRAIGASKKDVLKLFGFETFVTALISALVGAFLGYLLAQILGYAIFDSSIDFRILSIPVAVIISLLFAAIAAFYPIKRALNNKMADTLRGE from the coding sequence ATGACCGCAAATAGCAAATTCTTTTACAATACAATTTATAAAAGTTTAAAAAATGGCTCATCAAGAGTCATGGTCATCGTGATCTCTATCTTGCTTGGAGCATGCGTGTGTGCTGCGTTTGTTAATGTCTATCTAGACATCGACTCTAAAGTCTCACGTGAGCTAAAAACTTATGGTGCAAATATGATCTTTGCTCCAAAAGATATGGCTACAAGCGATGATATGAGTGAAAAAACTTACAATGAAATGATCGCTAAAGTGCCAAAAGATAAGCTTCTTGGTGAGAGCGGTTATCTCTTTGCTCAGGCAAATATCGGCCCGACAAATGCCATCGTCATGGGGACAAAATTTAGCAATCTAAAAAAGGTTAAGCCGTTTTTAGATGTTAGAGATGGAACTATGATAAATGTTGATTTTGACGATAAAAATGTGCTAATAGGCGTCGATCTAGCTCGTCAGGCTGGCTTTAAAGCAGGCGATGATATAGAAATTCGCGCCATTGGCTCAAATGAGAGCATAAATGTAAAGATAAAAGGTGTAGTCGCAAGCGGCGATAAAGAGGATGCACTTTTGATCACGTCACTATCTTTGGCTCAAAAAATTTCAAATAAAGCTGGCAAAATAAACTATGCTGAAGCTGTTGTGCTTGGTAACTTTGACGAGATAACATCGCTTGCAAAGACTATAAGCAATGATGAAATAGCTGCAAAACCAGTGGCAAAGGTCTCAAAGTCTGAGGGCTATATTTTGGAGAAAATAAAGCTATTAATGGCACTTGTTAGCCTTGTTATTTTGCTCATTACTTCAATGTGCGTAAATACAACGCTTAGTGCTATCTTGCTCTCTCGCTCAAAGGAGATCGCACTTCTTAGAGCCATAGGCGCAAGCAAAAAAGATGTATTAAAGCTATTTGGCTTTGAAACATTTGTGACAGCGCTCATCTCAGCATTAGTTGGTGCATTTTTAGGATATTTACTAGCTCAAATTTTAGGTTATGCAATATTTGATTCTAGTATTGATTTTAGAATTTTAAGCATCCCAGTAGCTGTGATAATATCGCTTTTATTTGCAGCGATCGCAGCATTTTATCCGATCAAACGGGCACTTAATAATAAAATGGCAGATACATTAAGAGGAGAATGA
- a CDS encoding TlpA family protein disulfide reductase, translated as MRYKILFLCLVSALVMGCVKQYEKHHITLNDSSGIDTQFFPTEKRLKIGDKPYMLFFFGTDCGVCKAAIPDLNTLEKEYGKEVQFIGVLGPSKGFDKDIELLKEHNITFKTTSDKVSVDYFSKAVGGVMGVPVIYFFDKDGKMRSKFIGLTPKSVLESAIRSLL; from the coding sequence ATGAGATATAAAATTTTATTTTTATGTCTAGTCTCAGCCCTAGTTATGGGCTGCGTCAAGCAGTATGAGAAGCATCACATTACGCTAAATGACTCAAGCGGCATTGATACGCAGTTTTTTCCAACAGAAAAGCGCCTAAAGATAGGTGATAAGCCATATATGCTATTTTTCTTTGGCACTGACTGTGGAGTATGCAAGGCCGCTATACCTGATCTAAATACTCTTGAAAAAGAGTATGGTAAAGAGGTTCAATTCATTGGTGTTTTAGGACCTAGTAAAGGCTTTGATAAAGATATTGAGCTTTTAAAAGAGCACAACATCACCTTTAAAACTACGAGCGATAAGGTTTCGGTTGATTACTTTAGTAAGGCAGTTGGTGGTGTCATGGGCGTGCCAGTTATCTATTTTTTTGATAAAGATGGTAAGATGCGATCAAAATTTATCGGTCTTACACCAAAAAGTGTACTTGAAAGTGCTATAAGATCGCTCTTGTAG
- a CDS encoding tetratricopeptide repeat protein — translation MAEEEVVVLKPPGEQTEQEVPEEAKAEAPEEIVSLESIASEGVLQDESIPEPIPVKKSNKKLFIIAGVVALVLIILIVVLLVILLKKDKKENIDTASIVKNIENNYQTQNFGASKIDEMINKANQLYERGNKFEALKIYENIAVYNQSLSNYNLGVSQMKQERCDEAIVSFNKAITDRENTAVSAINAAVCSLELNNTKNFNYYIGLADSFLQYENNSPLYSYYYALINYYKGNYYEALQALSHPNTADYKNEYAYLSAKILSLLGDDERAIAKLESQKAFKADFTLAQLYARLGKYDKARDYLTKASKNTPNIDLIKMTEALIDLKTADYGDAAAFIKDVYDYNASLPSKIYKIKTILKPDLFDVSLAQAHFNDDMFFDRTRRYETLFYFAPYKVFDAKQSIEQIRKGGVSVFLDDTSAANDYLSQSAAASKVNAKLSEAIAKALSYRLKEANKEFEELASTYPNHSILQYNLALSYAQLGNFSLAAKHFIASYHQDVNNHLAGIFGAICLDINRNLNPKLIEEIGENLENDKSLKPVNLYASLLSLVSGNQSAMIRWLEEPKEQTMLNLAFDIIIAKISNNDELMAKKADELLKILPNDIIANILNFISKNKEQNVKEYAKAIQIHFNGKQLDSNAFYHGADIIKKQYIKLLQISGLLTRERDKLRAELKNAPKNINLIQTLAYVDIFTNDFDESYKLYNQAIDEFKVNDASTLFLASVAATGAGKVSNAIALLELTKLNDASAIENRIALGLMYQQIDNIKAALIQYSKIGNVEYESEFYDFEIDND, via the coding sequence GTGGCTGAAGAAGAGGTTGTAGTTTTAAAACCACCTGGCGAGCAAACAGAGCAAGAAGTGCCTGAAGAGGCAAAAGCCGAGGCACCTGAAGAGATTGTCTCGCTTGAGAGTATCGCAAGTGAGGGTGTGTTACAAGATGAGAGCATCCCGGAGCCAATCCCTGTAAAAAAGAGCAATAAAAAGCTCTTTATAATAGCAGGCGTGGTTGCTCTAGTACTTATCATCTTGATAGTGGTTTTGCTAGTTATCTTGCTAAAGAAAGACAAAAAAGAGAACATAGATACTGCAAGTATCGTAAAAAATATAGAAAACAACTACCAAACGCAAAATTTTGGCGCTTCGAAGATCGATGAAATGATAAATAAAGCCAATCAGCTTTATGAGCGTGGCAATAAATTTGAGGCGTTAAAAATTTATGAAAACATAGCTGTTTATAACCAGTCTCTCTCAAACTACAACCTCGGTGTTTCACAGATGAAACAAGAAAGATGTGATGAGGCGATCGTATCTTTTAACAAAGCTATAACCGATAGAGAAAACACAGCAGTTAGCGCCATAAATGCTGCCGTTTGCTCGCTTGAGCTAAATAACACCAAAAATTTTAACTACTATATAGGACTTGCTGATTCATTTTTGCAGTATGAAAACAACTCGCCACTTTATAGTTATTACTACGCGCTTATAAACTACTATAAAGGCAACTATTACGAGGCACTTCAAGCACTTTCTCATCCAAATACTGCGGATTATAAAAATGAATATGCGTATTTAAGCGCAAAAATTTTATCACTTCTTGGAGATGATGAGAGAGCAATAGCCAAACTTGAGAGCCAAAAGGCATTTAAGGCCGACTTCACGCTAGCACAGCTCTATGCAAGACTTGGCAAATACGACAAGGCAAGGGATTATCTAACAAAAGCTTCTAAGAATACGCCAAATATCGATCTTATCAAGATGACTGAAGCGCTAATTGATCTAAAAACTGCTGACTACGGCGACGCAGCTGCATTTATCAAAGATGTTTACGACTACAATGCTTCTTTGCCAAGCAAAATTTACAAGATAAAAACGATACTAAAGCCTGATCTTTTTGATGTCAGCCTAGCTCAGGCACACTTTAACGATGATATGTTTTTTGATAGAACAAGGCGCTATGAGACCCTTTTTTACTTCGCACCTTACAAGGTTTTTGACGCGAAACAGAGCATCGAGCAGATAAGAAAAGGCGGCGTTAGCGTCTTTTTAGATGACACCTCAGCAGCAAATGACTACCTTAGTCAAAGTGCCGCCGCCTCAAAAGTCAATGCCAAACTTAGCGAAGCTATTGCAAAAGCACTAAGCTACCGCTTAAAGGAAGCAAATAAAGAGTTTGAAGAGCTAGCCAGCACTTATCCAAATCACTCTATCTTGCAATACAATCTCGCCTTAAGCTACGCTCAGCTTGGAAATTTTAGCCTTGCAGCAAAGCACTTCATAGCAAGCTATCACCAGGACGTAAATAACCATCTTGCAGGTATTTTTGGGGCGATTTGTCTAGATATAAATAGAAATTTAAACCCAAAACTCATTGAAGAGATCGGCGAAAATTTAGAAAACGATAAGAGTTTAAAGCCTGTAAATTTATATGCCTCGCTTCTAAGCCTAGTTAGCGGTAACCAAAGTGCGATGATAAGATGGCTTGAAGAGCCAAAAGAGCAGACAATGCTAAATTTAGCCTTTGATATCATCATCGCTAAAATTTCAAACAATGACGAGCTAATGGCAAAGAAAGCTGATGAACTACTAAAAATTTTGCCAAATGATATTATTGCAAATATCTTAAATTTCATCTCGAAAAACAAAGAGCAAAATGTCAAAGAGTATGCAAAAGCGATACAAATTCACTTTAATGGCAAGCAGCTTGATTCAAACGCTTTCTATCACGGCGCTGATATCATCAAAAAGCAATACATCAAGCTACTTCAAATTTCAGGCTTACTTACAAGAGAGCGTGATAAGTTAAGAGCCGAGCTAAAAAATGCTCCAAAGAATATAAATTTAATCCAAACTCTAGCCTATGTCGATATCTTTACAAACGACTTTGATGAGAGCTATAAACTTTATAATCAAGCAATCGATGAGTTTAAAGTAAATGACGCTAGCACATTGTTTTTAGCATCTGTGGCTGCGACAGGAGCTGGAAAAGTATCAAACGCAATCGCGCTTTTAGAGCTAACAAAACTAAATGATGCTAGTGCTATCGAAAATAGAATAGCTCTTGGCCTAATGTATCAGCAGATAGATAATATAAAAGCAGCTCTTATACAATACAGCAAAATAGGAAATGTTGAGTATGAAAGCGAATTTTACGACTTTGAGATAGATAATGACTGA
- a CDS encoding copper resistance protein CopD: MQNLYPYAQIVHLFCAIIFVGYLFFDVIIFKAACKKMPPELAQKAKQAIGSVAIKIMPLCILLLVLTGGMMMSNWVGSKAGGYFETNLQIIFMIKFFLAMLIVAAVITNLSCKFIFKRPSPLGNIHPFALIAAVFIVLFAKVMFMV, from the coding sequence ATGCAAAATTTATATCCATATGCACAGATAGTTCATCTTTTCTGTGCAATCATCTTTGTTGGTTACCTCTTTTTTGATGTAATCATTTTTAAAGCAGCTTGTAAAAAAATGCCACCTGAGCTTGCTCAAAAGGCAAAACAAGCTATCGGATCAGTTGCTATTAAGATAATGCCACTTTGTATCTTGCTTTTGGTGCTAACCGGAGGCATGATGATGAGTAACTGGGTCGGATCAAAGGCTGGAGGCTACTTTGAGACAAATTTACAAATCATTTTTATGATCAAATTTTTCTTAGCGATGCTAATCGTAGCTGCGGTTATAACAAATTTAAGCTGCAAATTTATATTTAAACGCCCTAGCCCACTTGGCAACATCCACCCATTTGCGCTAATAGCGGCAGTTTTTATCGTACTTTTTGCAAAAGTTATGTTTATGGTTTAA
- the serS gene encoding serine--tRNA ligase, with protein MINLKLLETNYDEFVKKLEGKNVKAGLLDELLQTFNELKQKRKALENFQAIQNAKSKELGIKARAGEDVSELKNELNLNKAALADADDIVKQYEEKLEQISFNVPNITDDDVPFGKDEDDNVCIKTVLEPTKFSFTPKEHWELGESLGWLDFERGAKLSGSRFTVLRGMGARLSRALVNYMIDFNSSRGFELVNVPYLVSSNTLFGTGQLPKFEEDLYKVRDEDLYLIPTSEVPVTNLYNDTIIEAEQLPIKMTCYSACFRQEAGSAGRDTRGMIRQHQFEKVELVSITKPDQSEDVLNEMVACASDLLTSLGLPHRHMLLCSGDLGFSAAKTIDLEVWLPGQGKYREISSISNTRDFQARRAKIRFKDGKKNMLVNTLNGSSLAVGRTLIAIMENYQKADGTIEIPEVLKRYM; from the coding sequence ATGATAAATTTAAAACTACTCGAGACAAATTACGATGAATTTGTAAAAAAACTTGAGGGAAAAAATGTAAAAGCTGGGCTACTTGACGAGCTTTTACAAACTTTTAACGAGCTAAAACAAAAACGTAAAGCACTTGAAAATTTCCAAGCGATCCAAAACGCAAAGAGCAAAGAGCTTGGCATAAAGGCAAGAGCTGGCGAAGATGTAAGCGAGCTTAAAAATGAGCTAAATTTAAATAAAGCTGCACTTGCTGATGCTGATGATATCGTTAAACAATATGAAGAAAAGCTTGAGCAAATTTCATTTAACGTGCCAAATATCACCGATGATGATGTGCCATTTGGTAAGGACGAGGACGATAATGTCTGCATAAAAACGGTGCTTGAGCCAACTAAATTTAGCTTTACACCAAAAGAGCACTGGGAGTTAGGTGAGAGTCTTGGCTGGCTTGACTTTGAAAGGGGCGCAAAGCTCTCAGGATCTCGCTTTACTGTACTTCGCGGCATGGGAGCAAGGCTTAGTAGAGCGCTTGTTAATTACATGATCGACTTTAACAGCTCACGTGGCTTCGAGCTTGTAAATGTCCCTTATCTAGTAAGCTCAAACACACTTTTTGGTACTGGTCAGCTGCCTAAATTTGAAGAAGACCTTTACAAAGTGCGCGACGAGGACCTCTACCTCATCCCAACCAGCGAAGTCCCTGTGACAAATTTATACAATGACACGATCATTGAAGCTGAGCAGTTACCTATAAAGATGACTTGCTACTCAGCATGCTTCCGCCAAGAGGCAGGCTCAGCAGGACGTGATACTAGAGGTATGATCCGCCAGCATCAGTTTGAAAAGGTCGAGCTAGTAAGTATCACAAAGCCTGATCAAAGCGAAGACGTGCTAAATGAGATGGTAGCGTGCGCGAGCGATCTACTAACTAGTCTTGGGCTTCCTCACCGCCATATGCTTCTTTGTAGCGGTGATCTTGGCTTTAGCGCGGCAAAGACGATAGACCTTGAGGTTTGGCTACCTGGTCAAGGTAAATATAGAGAAATTAGCTCTATTTCCAACACTCGTGATTTTCAAGCAAGGCGTGCAAAAATTCGCTTTAAAGATGGCAAGAAAAATATGCTTGTAAATACGCTAAATGGCTCAAGTCTAGCTGTGGGTAGGACGCTAATAGCAATAATGGAAAACTACCAAAAAGCAGATGGCACTATCGAAATTCCAGAAGTTCTTAAGAGGTATATGTAG
- a CDS encoding shikimate kinase, with protein sequence MKTKNNNIVLIGFMGVGKGTTARALSKALKTMNLDCDDLLESSQNMKIKVIFEEYGEEHFRQLEKDLAKFLATNVKNAIISTGGGFAKVKNLKKIGTVIYLKASFDAIMQRLKNSKNSEKKLAKRPLLSDLKRAEALHLEREELYEKKADYIVEVEGKTPKQIVKEIRMLLKI encoded by the coding sequence ATGAAAACAAAGAACAATAATATCGTTTTGATAGGATTTATGGGTGTTGGTAAGGGCACGACCGCAAGGGCGTTAAGCAAGGCTTTAAAGACGATGAATCTTGACTGCGACGACTTGCTGGAAAGCTCGCAAAATATGAAGATAAAAGTTATCTTTGAAGAATACGGAGAGGAGCATTTTAGGCAGCTTGAAAAAGATCTAGCTAAATTTCTAGCCACAAATGTCAAAAATGCGATCATTTCAACAGGTGGGGGCTTTGCGAAGGTTAAAAATTTAAAGAAAATTGGTACCGTGATCTACCTAAAAGCTAGTTTTGATGCGATCATGCAAAGGCTAAAAAATAGCAAAAATAGCGAGAAAAAGCTTGCCAAACGTCCACTTTTAAGTGATCTAAAAAGAGCTGAGGCTTTGCATCTAGAGCGAGAGGAGCTTTATGAGAAAAAGGCTGATTACATCGTCGAAGTCGAGGGTAAAACTCCAAAGCAGATCGTAAAAGAAATAAGGATGCTTTTAAAAATTTAG
- a CDS encoding ABC transporter permease: MKNMQLRMIKSSITGSKVQKTMAFITILLAALLIACMLNITLKIGDQVATELRGYGSNIVVLPRGESLSIEIEGKNFTPLKSQNLLPEADIYKIKEIFWRNNIVAFAPFLEAKVKDEKGIEFAFEGTYFDKKIGLKDEPEFSTGVKSLYGFWGVEGAWPKDESMDEILVGDELAKAKNLKVGDKLSLVGKNGTKEVRIVGILKGASDETHKLVGSLKLAGDLSGHANSYTKAEVSAMTIPENDLSLKARRNLDNLDSAEYDKWYCSAYAGSIAFQIEENLPNVSAKASLQVSDAESNIVKKIQSLMGIVSIIALVVSAIGITSLMTSEIYRRKKEIGLLKAIGASNFEIYALFASESLVVAFFAGITGAFLGYALSYVMSYIIFSHGIGIAWIVLPISVAFALLISVVGSLMPMRNVINLLPAEVLYDRK, translated from the coding sequence ATGAAAAATATGCAACTAAGAATGATAAAAAGCTCGATCACGGGCTCAAAGGTGCAAAAGACGATGGCCTTTATCACCATCTTGCTAGCTGCTCTTTTGATAGCTTGCATGCTAAATATCACGCTAAAAATCGGTGATCAAGTAGCAACTGAGCTTAGAGGTTATGGCTCAAATATCGTTGTTTTGCCACGAGGTGAGAGCCTAAGCATCGAGATCGAGGGTAAAAATTTCACTCCGTTAAAATCACAAAATTTACTTCCAGAGGCTGATATCTATAAGATAAAAGAGATCTTTTGGAGAAACAATATCGTTGCTTTTGCGCCGTTTTTAGAGGCAAAGGTTAAAGATGAAAAAGGAATTGAATTTGCCTTTGAAGGAACCTATTTTGATAAAAAAATCGGTCTAAAAGATGAGCCAGAATTTAGCACAGGCGTTAAGAGCTTGTATGGATTTTGGGGTGTTGAGGGCGCTTGGCCAAAAGATGAAAGCATGGATGAAATTTTAGTAGGAGATGAGCTTGCTAAGGCTAAAAATTTAAAGGTTGGCGACAAGCTTAGCCTTGTGGGCAAAAACGGCACAAAAGAGGTTAGGATAGTTGGAATTTTAAAAGGAGCTAGTGACGAGACACATAAGCTAGTTGGCTCACTAAAGCTTGCTGGAGATCTTTCTGGGCATGCAAACTCATACACAAAGGCTGAAGTCTCAGCCATGACGATCCCAGAAAATGACCTATCGCTAAAAGCAAGAAGAAATTTAGACAATCTTGATAGCGCAGAGTACGATAAATGGTACTGCTCAGCCTATGCTGGCTCGATCGCATTTCAGATAGAAGAAAATTTACCAAACGTTAGCGCAAAGGCAAGCCTTCAAGTAAGCGATGCAGAGAGTAATATCGTAAAGAAAATCCAAAGCCTAATGGGCATCGTTAGTATTATCGCTCTTGTGGTTTCAGCTATTGGTATAACGTCACTAATGACAAGTGAAATTTACCGCCGTAAAAAAGAGATCGGCCTTTTAAAGGCCATAGGCGCAAGTAACTTTGAAATTTACGCCCTTTTTGCTAGCGAGAGCCTTGTGGTAGCCTTTTTTGCGGGCATCACTGGAGCATTTTTGGGTTACGCTCTAAGCTACGTGATGTCTTACATTATCTTCTCTCACGGCATAGGCATAGCTTGGATCGTACTACCAATTAGCGTGGCATTTGCCCTACTTATTTCAGTCGTTGGCTCGCTAATGCCAATGAGAAACGTCATAAATTTACTACCTGCGGAGGTGCTATATGACCGCAAATAG